The following proteins are encoded in a genomic region of Pyrus communis chromosome 11, drPyrComm1.1, whole genome shotgun sequence:
- the LOC137708816 gene encoding omega-hydroxypalmitate O-feruloyl transferase-like, with protein sequence MVAEFGESVAMDNTTNGDAFQLRVKQGEPTLVSPAVETEKGLYFLSNLDQNIAVTVRTIYCFKSDDKGNDQAGEVIKDALKKVLVHYYPLAGRLAISAEGKLIVDCTGEGAVFVEAEADCAIEEIGDITKPDPETLGRLVYDVPGAKNILEMPPLVVQVTKFKCGGFSLGLCMNHCMFDGIGAMEFVNSWGKIARGLPLTVPPFLDRSILKARNPPRIEYPHQEFSEITGTSCINNDLCEEKMQYRSFSFDSEKLEKLKMKAREDGALENCTTFEALSAFVWKARTRALNLLPEQQIKLLFAVDGRPKFRPPLPKGYFGNGIVLTNSVCQAGDLLDKPLSNAVGLVQDAIKMVTDSYMRSAIDFFELTRARPSLASTLLITTWSKLSFYTTDFGWGEPVLSGPVALPEKEVILFLSNGTEKKNINVLLGLPASAMNIFQELMNV encoded by the exons ATG GTTGCTGAATTCGGAGAGTCTGTCGCGATGGACAACACCACCAATGGTGACGCGTTCCAGCTGAGAGTGAAGCAAGGAGAGCCAACTCTGGTTTCCCCTGCAGTTGAAACAGAGAAGGGTTTGTACTTCCTCTCGAATCTCGATCAAAACATTGCGGTGACTGTTCGCACTATTTACTGCTTCAAGTCGGATGATAAGGGAAATGACCAGGCAGGGGAAGTGATCAAGGATGCCTTGAAGAAGGTTCTTGTCCACTATTACCCTCTTGCCGGGCGGTTAGCAATTAGCGCGGAGGGAAAGCTCATTGTGGATTGCACGGGGGAAGGAGCTGTTTTCGTTGAGGCTGAAGCAGATTGTGCGATAGAAGAGATTGGTGACATAACAAAGCCGGACCCCGAGACTCTTGGGAGGCTGGTTTATGATGTTCCTGGTGCGAAAAACATACTGGAGATGCCTCCACTGGTGGTTCAG GTGACTAAATTCAAATGTGGAGGATTTTCTCTTGGCCTGTGCATGAATCATTGTATGTTTGATGGCATCGGTGCAATGGAATTCGTGAACTCGTGGGGTAAAATTGCCAGAGGTTTGCCATTGACAGTTCCTCCGTTTTTAGACAGAAGCATACTCAAAGCGCGAAACCCACCAAGGATAGAGTACCCGCATCAGGAATTCTCAGAGATCACCGGCACTTCTTGCATCAACAATGACCTTTGTGAGGAAAAAATGCAGTACAGATCCTTCAGTTTCGACAGTGAGAAGCTTGAGAAACTCAAAATGAAGGCCAGGGAAGACGGGGCGCTTGAAAATTGCACTACTTTCGAAGCCCTCTCTGCATTCGTGTGGAAAGCTCGGACCAGAGCGCTAAATCTGCTGCCTGAGCAACAAATAAAGCTCCTGTTTGCTGTTGACGGGAGGCCTAAATTCAGGCCGCCGCTGCCAAAAGGGTACTTTGGCAATGGCATTGTGCTGACAAATTCCGTCTGCCAGGCAGGTGACTTACTGGACAAGCCGCTGTCAAATGCAGTCGGACTAGTTCAAGATGCAATCAAGATGGTCACTGACAGTTACATGAGATCTGCCATAGATTTTTTCGAGCTGACGCGAGCTAGGCCTTCGCTGGCCTCCACACTCTTGATCACGACTTGGTCTAAGCTGTCGTTCTACACGACTGATTTTGGTTGGGGAGAGCCTGTGCTATCAGGTCCGGTGGCATTGCCGGAGAAGGAAGTGATCTTGTTCCTTTCTAATGGGACAGAAAAGAAGAACATAAACGTGCTTTTGGGGCTTCCAGCTTCTGCCATGAATATCTTCCAAGAACTGATGAACGTCTAG
- the LOC137708130 gene encoding uncharacterized protein, with the protein MGSAFNPQILVEKLAKLNSSQASIETLSHWCIFHMNKARQVVETWARQFRCAPRDQRLAFLYLANDILQNSRRKGSEFVGEFWKVLPDALRDVIKSGDEFERNAAQRLVNIWDDRKVFGSHGQVLKQEFVGQHPENSNRNGKHSGARLQPAGTALDKIVSDYQTNHGQMDEDTILSKCRSAISCLERVDKEIGADFNSGKFHGSAFEEEVQGQNAILRNCIEQLRAVESSRANLVSHLREALQEQEYKLDQVRNQLQDAESQSELATNICHRLMNGDNAQQIAVQSSKEAHTSVAPSSFMVGREQSAPVMYTPQVAFAEKSSHGEEDSRKSAAAAVAAKLTASTSSAQMLSYVLSSLASEGVISNPINESSGDYPSEKRLKLENDQSSSYLPRSPNPSASRPFSHSESHPHNVPTTNQQHTPSEAPPPPSSSPPPLPPLPPQPQYQVPQYVPSPGQYTYNVAQQQPPPVPSYQAGAPVNGVSPFMTPANSYQSFQGSDGKLYNQQSPMPMTPISRQ; encoded by the exons ATGGGAAGTGCGTTCAATCCGCAGATTTTAGTGGAAAAGCTAGCCAAGCTCAATAGCTCTCAAGCAAGCATAGAGA CTTTATCTCATTGGTGCATTTTCCATATGAATAAAGCAAGACAAGTTGTTGAAACATGGGCTAGGCAATTTCGTTGTGCTCCACGCGACCAGAGATTGGCTTTCTTGTATCTTGCAAATGATATTTTACAGAACAGTAGGCGAAAAGGTTCAGAATTTGTTGGTGAATTTTGGAAGGTTCTTCCAGATGCTCTTCGTGATGTAATTAAAAGTGGAGATGAATTTGAAAGAAATGCAGCACAACGATTG GTTAATATATGGGATGATAGAAAAGTTTTTGGTTCACACGGCCAGGTTCTGAAGCAAGAGTTTGTTGGACAGCACCCGGAAAATAGTAACAGAAATGGGAAGCATTCGGGTGCCAGATTG caaCCTGCTGGAACTGCATTGGACAAAATAGTTTCAGATTACCAAACTAATCATGGCCAGATGGACGAGGACACTATATTGAGCAAATGCAGGAGTGCTATTAGCTGTCTAGAGAGGGTTGATAAGGAAATTGGTGCCGATTTCAACTCAG GGAAATTTCATGGGTCTGCATTTGAGGAGGAGGTTCAGGGTCAGAATGCTATACTAAGGAATTGTATTGAACAACTAAGAGCTGTTGAATCATCAAGAGCTAATCTTGTGTCTCATCTAAGAGAGGCTCTTCAGGAGCAG GAGTACAAGCTGGATCAAGTCCGAAACCAACTTCAG GATGCAGAGTCCCAGTCAGAGCTGGCCACTAATATCTGCCATCGGTTAATGAATGGCGACAATGCACAACAGATTGCAGTCCAGAGCTCAAAGGAAGCTCATACCTCTGTAGCACCTTCCAGCTTTATGGTAGGAAGAGAACAATCAGCTCCAGTAATGTACACACCGCAGGTTGCTTTTGCTGAAAAATCCAGTCACGGGGAGGAAGATTCGCGCAAGTCTGCAGCTGCTGCAGTGGCAGCAAAGCTGACCGCATCAACATCCTCGGCCCAGATGCTCTCTTATGTCCTCTCCTCTCTGGCATCAGAGGGTGTCATCAGCAATCCCATTAACGAGTCTTCTGGTGATTATCCATCCGAAAAGAGGCTTAAGCTGGAGAATGACCAATCGTCGTCCTATTTACCCCGGAGCCCTAACCCATCTGCATCTCGTCCATTCTCGCATTCTGAATCTCACCCGCACAATGTCCCTACCACCAACCAACAACACACTCCCAGTGAGGCACCACCTCCCCCATCATCTTCTCCTCCACCACTTCCACCATTACCACCTCAACCACAGTACCAAGTGCCTCAATATGTGCCGTCTCCTGGACAATACACCTACAACGTGGCCCAACAACAGCCACCCCCAGTGCCTAGTTATCAAGCAGGAGCTCCAGTAAACGGCGTTTCTCCCTTCATGACGCCGGCCAATTCTTATCAGAGTTTTCAAGGTTCAGATGGTAAACTCTACAACCAGCAATCACCGATGCCAATGACGCCGATTTCGAGGCAATAA
- the LOC137709535 gene encoding glutaredoxin-C1-like, which produces MHYQTESWGSYMPTRTTMGMGDPMERIERMASESAVVIFSISSCCMCHAIKRLFCGMGVNPTVYELDEDPRGKDLEKALTRLLGTSSAVPVVFIGGKLVGAMDRVMASHINGTLVPLLKEAGALWL; this is translated from the coding sequence ATGCACTACCAGACCGAGTCATGGGGCTCCTACATGCCCACAAGAACCACCATGGGCATGGGGGACCCGATGGAGCGCATAGAGCGGATGGCGTCGGAGAGCGCGGTGGTGATATTCAGCATAAGCAGCTGCTGCATGTGCCACGCCATTAAGCGCCTCTTCTGCGGCATGGGCGTCAATCCGACTGTGTACGAGCTGGACGAGGACCCCAGAGGCAAGGACTTGGAGAAGGCGTTGACGAGGTTGCTGGGGACCTCCTCCGCCGTCCCCGTCGTCTTCATCGGTGGCAAGCTCGTTGGCGCAATGGACAGAGTCATGGCCTCTCATATCAACGGCACTCTTGTCCCTCTTCTCAAAGAGGCCGGGGCTCTCTGGCTCTGA